In Apilactobacillus bombintestini, one genomic interval encodes:
- the ybeY gene encoding rRNA maturation RNase YbeY, translating to MDLEIYDKTVKGVDQEHISLVNDVLQFASKYLKLKDNTEMSVTFVNNDKIREINKKYRGVDRATDVISFAIEDNDEDDFPLIMDDEMASEIPENIGDIFVSIDKVGEQAEFLNHSYERELGFLVVHGFLHLNGYDHMKPEDEAVMFPLQRKIMDEYGLKR from the coding sequence ATGGATTTAGAAATTTACGATAAAACAGTTAAAGGTGTAGACCAAGAACACATTTCACTAGTAAATGATGTATTACAATTTGCTAGTAAATATTTGAAATTAAAAGATAATACAGAAATGTCAGTTACTTTTGTTAACAATGACAAAATTAGAGAAATTAACAAGAAGTATCGTGGTGTAGACCGTGCTACTGATGTTATTAGTTTTGCCATTGAAGATAATGATGAAGATGATTTTCCATTAATTATGGATGATGAAATGGCTTCTGAAATACCTGAAAATATCGGTGACATTTTCGTTTCTATCGATAAAGTAGGTGAACAAGCTGAATTTTTAAATCATTCATATGAAAGAGAATTAGGATTCTTAGTAGTTCACGGATTCTTACATCTAAATGGATACGATCATATGAAACCTGAAGATGAAGCAGTTATGTTCCCATTGCAAAGAAAGATTATGGATGAATATGGGCTTAAAAGATAA
- the glyQ gene encoding glycine--tRNA ligase subunit alpha — MTDKLSMQEIILKLQQYWSSKGCMLMQAYDTEKGAGTMSPYTFLRAIGPEPWKAAYVEPSRRPADGRYGENPNRLYQHHQFQVIMKPSPENIQELYLDSLKELGINPIEHDIRFVEDNWENPSMGCAGVGWEIWLDGMEVTQFTYFQIVGGQEMNPVASEITYGLERLASYVQDVNNVFDLQWSDGVKYGDIFKEPEYEHSKYSFEESNQEMLLKMFDDFEEEAKKQIKNGLVHPAYDYVLKCSHTFNLLDARGAVSVTERAGYLSRIRRMARSIAKAFIAERKKLGFPLIKDEKLRQSLLKDDDNKEEK; from the coding sequence ATGACAGATAAGTTGTCAATGCAAGAGATTATTTTAAAATTACAACAATATTGGTCATCTAAGGGTTGCATGCTTATGCAAGCATACGATACTGAAAAAGGTGCCGGAACTATGAGTCCATACACTTTCCTTAGAGCAATTGGACCTGAACCATGGAAAGCTGCATATGTAGAACCTTCCAGAAGACCTGCTGATGGTAGATATGGTGAAAACCCTAACCGTTTATACCAACATCATCAATTCCAAGTTATTATGAAGCCTTCACCTGAAAACATTCAAGAATTATACCTAGATAGTTTAAAAGAACTTGGTATTAATCCTATTGAACACGATATTCGTTTCGTTGAAGACAACTGGGAAAACCCATCTATGGGTTGTGCCGGTGTTGGTTGGGAAATCTGGCTTGATGGTATGGAAGTTACTCAATTTACTTATTTCCAAATCGTCGGTGGTCAAGAAATGAACCCAGTAGCATCTGAAATCACTTATGGATTGGAACGTTTAGCATCTTATGTACAAGATGTAAATAATGTTTTTGATTTACAATGGAGTGATGGTGTTAAGTATGGTGACATCTTTAAAGAACCTGAATATGAACATTCTAAGTACAGTTTTGAAGAAAGCAATCAAGAAATGTTACTTAAGATGTTTGACGATTTTGAAGAAGAAGCCAAAAAACAAATCAAGAATGGTTTAGTTCACCCAGCATATGATTACGTATTAAAGTGCAGTCATACATTTAACTTATTGGATGCTCGTGGTGCAGTTTCAGTTACTGAACGTGCAGGATACTTATCAAGAATTAGACGTATGGCTAGATCCATTGCTAAAGCATTTATTGCTGAAAGAAAGAAACTTGGTTTCCCACTTATTAAAGATGAAAAATTAAGACAATCACTTCTAAAAGATGATGACAATAAGGAGGAAAAATAA
- a CDS encoding PhoH family protein gives MTENTEVTKEFIIENLDFEPMLLGAQNRYVTILEEGMEVSINAFGTNVKVTGSQENVNKVISILQKLMGLIQGGITLNSSDVVSAMNMAKNGTLDYFGELYNQVLIKDFKGKPVRVKNFGQRQYVQSVKHNDITFGIGPAGTGKTYLAVVMAIAALKHGDVEKIILTRPAVEAGESLGFLPGDLKEKVDPYLRPIYDALHSILGREHTARLMERGVIEIAPLAYMRGRTLDSAFVILDEAQNTTTAQMKMFLTRLGFGSKMIVNGDISQIDLPKHASSGLVQARKILADVEKIRFVMFDSKDVVRHPVVARIIDAYEEYRNKQDNN, from the coding sequence TTGACAGAAAATACTGAAGTAACTAAAGAATTTATTATTGAAAATTTAGATTTTGAACCTATGTTGTTAGGTGCACAAAATAGATACGTTACAATTCTTGAAGAAGGTATGGAAGTCTCAATTAATGCTTTTGGAACTAATGTAAAAGTTACTGGAAGCCAAGAGAATGTTAATAAAGTTATTTCGATTTTACAAAAACTAATGGGGTTAATACAAGGTGGAATCACATTAAATAGTAGTGATGTCGTTAGTGCTATGAATATGGCGAAAAATGGCACCTTAGATTATTTTGGTGAATTGTATAATCAAGTTTTAATAAAAGATTTCAAGGGAAAACCAGTCCGTGTTAAGAATTTCGGACAACGTCAATATGTTCAATCTGTTAAGCATAATGATATAACATTTGGAATAGGTCCAGCCGGAACAGGAAAGACTTATTTAGCAGTGGTTATGGCTATTGCAGCGTTGAAACATGGTGATGTTGAAAAGATAATCTTAACCCGTCCAGCGGTAGAAGCTGGTGAAAGCTTAGGATTTCTTCCTGGTGACTTAAAAGAAAAGGTAGATCCATATTTACGACCAATTTATGATGCGCTACATTCTATTTTGGGTCGTGAGCATACAGCTAGATTAATGGAAAGAGGAGTTATTGAAATTGCTCCTCTAGCATACATGAGAGGTCGAACCTTAGATTCAGCGTTTGTAATATTGGATGAAGCGCAAAATACTACTACTGCACAAATGAAAATGTTCTTAACTCGTTTAGGATTTGGATCCAAAATGATTGTAAATGGTGATATTTCTCAAATCGATTTACCTAAACATGCAAGTAGTGGTTTAGTGCAAGCAAGAAAGATTTTAGCGGATGTTGAAAAAATTAGATTTGTAATGTTTGATTCTAAAGATGTGGTAAGACATCCAGTAGTTGCTAGAATTATTGACGCTTATGAAGAATACAGAAATAAACAAGATAATAATTAG
- the era gene encoding GTPase Era, producing MEFDPNFHSGFVAIVGRPNVGKSTFLNRIIGQKIAIMSDKSQTTRNKIQGVYTDDESQIVFLDTPGIHKPNNKLDDFMEKSAFSALKEVDAVLFMVSATETRGAGDNFIINRLKNIDKPVYLIINKIDEINPNKLLDIMDTYKKALDWKEVFPISALQGNNINELMDNLKELLPAGPQYYPEDEVTDHPERFIVAELIREKILKLTKQEIPYSVAIDVLSMKTKENGNVDIQADILVDRPGQKGILIGKQGSMLKKIGTLARQDIESLLGNKVYLKLWIKVHPGWRDESSILKSLGYNKKDNY from the coding sequence ATGGAATTCGATCCTAATTTTCATTCAGGATTTGTAGCAATTGTGGGGAGACCTAACGTTGGAAAATCAACTTTTCTAAACCGTATTATTGGTCAAAAAATTGCTATTATGAGTGACAAGTCACAAACTACTAGAAATAAAATTCAAGGTGTATACACTGATGATGAATCACAAATTGTCTTCTTAGATACACCTGGGATTCATAAACCTAACAATAAATTAGATGATTTTATGGAAAAATCAGCCTTCTCAGCGCTTAAAGAAGTGGATGCAGTACTATTTATGGTAAGTGCTACTGAAACCAGAGGAGCTGGTGATAATTTCATTATTAATAGATTGAAAAACATTGATAAACCTGTTTATTTAATCATTAATAAAATTGATGAAATTAATCCTAACAAATTATTGGATATCATGGATACTTATAAAAAGGCTTTGGATTGGAAAGAAGTATTTCCAATCTCTGCTTTACAAGGTAACAACATTAATGAATTGATGGATAACCTAAAAGAATTGTTACCTGCAGGTCCACAATACTATCCTGAAGATGAAGTTACTGATCATCCCGAAAGATTCATTGTTGCTGAATTGATTAGAGAAAAAATCTTAAAATTAACTAAGCAAGAAATTCCTTATTCAGTTGCTATTGATGTCTTAAGCATGAAGACAAAAGAAAATGGTAATGTTGATATTCAGGCAGATATTTTAGTTGATCGTCCTGGACAAAAGGGAATCTTAATTGGTAAGCAAGGTTCCATGTTGAAGAAAATTGGAACCTTAGCTAGACAAGATATTGAATCACTATTAGGAAATAAGGTCTACTTGAAATTATGGATTAAGGTTCATCCAGGTTGGCGTGATGAATCTTCTATTTTGAAGTCATTAGGATACAACAAGAAAGATAACTATTAA
- a CDS encoding diacylglycerol kinase family protein, protein MNMGLKDNKQVGKNKSFLASLFHALRGIAALLKNERNFRFHLSVAVVVIVFSFWMKIRVTEWLWILLAIFAVLIAEVINTLCESIVDLVVGKRYNELAKRTKDIAAGGVVIAVIFAVIVGLIIFLPALFN, encoded by the coding sequence ATGAATATGGGCTTAAAAGATAACAAGCAAGTTGGAAAAAATAAGAGCTTTTTAGCATCTCTTTTTCATGCACTAAGAGGAATTGCAGCTTTATTGAAAAATGAACGAAACTTTCGATTTCATTTATCAGTAGCAGTAGTGGTAATTGTATTTTCCTTTTGGATGAAGATAAGAGTAACGGAATGGCTTTGGATTTTGCTAGCTATTTTTGCGGTGCTAATTGCTGAAGTTATTAATACGTTATGTGAATCAATTGTTGATTTAGTAGTAGGAAAACGTTATAACGAATTGGCTAAAAGAACTAAAGATATTGCTGCTGGTGGTGTGGTAATCGCAGTTATTTTTGCAGTAATAGTAGGGCTAATTATTTTCTTACCAGCTTTATTTAACTAA
- the recO gene encoding DNA repair protein RecO, translating into MNSQTYMNFHGILLYRKDYKENDMLVKFITAESGKKMFFIRGARKRGFKMMADILPFTYGTYSGKINSNSLSYIYSALDTDHYENISSDIFLNAYATYIMSLIDAAYPDSVPILTWFNKLFDALKLIDNGMDPAIITNICEIQLLSQFGVQPELRGCVICGETNSNFDFSEAYGGLLCQNHFHLDPHRLHLDQKTIYYLRKFSVIDLSKISKINVGDTTKKSLRQLLDKIYNDSVGIHLKSKSFLDQMNDLKL; encoded by the coding sequence ATGAATTCACAAACTTATATGAATTTTCACGGCATTTTGTTATATAGAAAAGACTATAAAGAAAATGATATGTTAGTGAAGTTTATTACTGCTGAATCTGGAAAGAAAATGTTTTTCATTCGTGGTGCTAGAAAACGCGGATTTAAGATGATGGCAGATATTCTACCATTTACTTACGGAACTTATTCTGGAAAAATAAATAGCAACAGTCTGTCATATATATACAGTGCGTTAGATACTGATCATTATGAAAATATTAGCTCAGATATCTTTTTAAATGCATATGCTACTTATATCATGTCTTTAATAGATGCAGCATATCCAGATTCAGTCCCCATTTTGACTTGGTTTAATAAGTTGTTTGATGCCCTTAAATTAATTGATAATGGAATGGATCCAGCAATTATTACCAATATTTGTGAAATTCAATTATTGAGTCAATTTGGGGTTCAACCTGAATTGCGGGGATGTGTAATATGTGGAGAAACTAATTCGAACTTTGATTTTTCAGAAGCATATGGTGGATTATTATGCCAAAATCATTTTCATTTAGATCCACATAGATTACATTTAGACCAGAAAACTATTTATTATTTAAGAAAATTTTCGGTCATTGATTTATCCAAAATAAGTAAAATTAATGTAGGAGATACTACCAAGAAAAGTTTGCGACAACTTTTGGATAAAATATATAATGATTCTGTAGGAATTCATTTGAAAAGCAAAAGTTTCTTAGATCAAATGAATGATTTAAAATTATAG
- the glyS gene encoding glycine--tRNA ligase subunit beta, translated as MAHTFLLEIGLEEMPAHVVTPSINQLVKKTQDYLKEQRIDFEDIKPFSTPRRLTIQISGLADKQPDVNKTVKGPSKKIALDDEGNWSKAAIGFTKGQGLTTDDITFKDVKGTEYVFVEKHIAGKDVKDVLMGLKDVITSMTFPTLMKWNVYHLEFIRPIRWMVALLDNDVLPIQILDVKAGRISRGHRFLGKDVTIDSADEYEDKLKNEFVIVDAQKRKDLIVKQIKQIQDENNWVININPGLLEEVNNLVEWPTAFFGKFDEKYLQLPAEVLITSMRDNQRFFYVNNQDGDILPYFISVRNGNSEYIENVVAGNEKVLTARLEDAMFFYQEDQANDIDFYVNKLKKVSFHDKISTMYEKMQRVGVIAKVIGQHVGLTDDEMKDVLRAAQIYKFDLVTGMVGEFSELQGVMGEKYALLKGENPAVATAIREHYMPISANGDLPQTKVGSVLSLADKFDSILTFFAAGMIPSGSNDPYALRRQANGIVRIVEDEKLNFSLTEMMETFISEEKAANVAPDLDQNKEINDIVEFIKDRIVKQLKSDKVSHDIIDAASNATNDNIEFICEVANMLSDHKEDEGFKESIEALTRVMRIAEKQSFDDNDLNVDESLFGNDSEKKLHDSVNAVADGFFSLSASDEYKKLFSLKDVINEYFDNTMVMDKDESVKNNHLRELNKLSNMIKWFADMNKLIVK; from the coding sequence ATGGCACATACATTTTTGCTAGAAATTGGATTAGAAGAAATGCCAGCTCATGTGGTAACTCCTAGTATCAATCAATTAGTTAAGAAAACACAAGATTATTTAAAAGAACAAAGAATTGATTTTGAAGACATTAAGCCTTTTTCTACTCCTCGTCGTTTGACTATTCAAATTTCTGGATTAGCTGACAAACAACCTGATGTTAATAAGACAGTTAAAGGACCTTCTAAAAAGATTGCTTTAGATGACGAAGGTAATTGGTCTAAAGCAGCTATTGGTTTTACTAAAGGTCAAGGTTTAACTACTGATGACATTACATTTAAGGACGTTAAGGGTACTGAATATGTATTTGTTGAAAAGCATATTGCAGGAAAAGATGTTAAAGATGTATTAATGGGATTGAAGGATGTTATCACAAGTATGACATTCCCAACCTTAATGAAATGGAACGTATATCATCTTGAATTTATTCGTCCTATTAGATGGATGGTTGCATTATTGGATAACGATGTTCTACCAATTCAAATCTTAGATGTTAAAGCCGGTAGAATTAGTAGAGGTCATCGTTTCTTAGGTAAAGATGTAACTATTGATTCAGCTGATGAATATGAAGACAAGTTAAAGAATGAATTTGTAATTGTAGATGCACAAAAGAGAAAAGATTTAATTGTTAAACAAATTAAACAAATTCAAGACGAAAACAACTGGGTTATTAACATTAATCCTGGATTACTAGAAGAAGTTAACAACTTGGTTGAATGGCCAACTGCATTCTTTGGTAAGTTTGATGAAAAATACTTACAATTACCTGCTGAAGTATTAATTACTTCTATGCGTGATAACCAAAGATTCTTCTACGTAAATAACCAAGATGGTGACATTCTTCCATACTTTATTTCAGTAAGAAATGGAAATAGTGAATACATCGAAAACGTGGTTGCCGGAAATGAAAAGGTACTAACTGCTCGTCTTGAAGATGCAATGTTCTTCTACCAAGAAGATCAAGCCAATGATATTGATTTCTATGTAAACAAACTTAAGAAAGTTAGTTTCCATGACAAGATTTCTACTATGTATGAAAAAATGCAACGTGTAGGAGTTATTGCTAAGGTTATCGGTCAACATGTTGGATTGACTGATGATGAAATGAAAGATGTTCTTCGTGCTGCACAAATTTACAAATTTGATTTAGTAACTGGTATGGTTGGAGAATTCTCTGAACTTCAAGGTGTAATGGGTGAAAAATACGCATTATTGAAAGGTGAAAATCCAGCCGTTGCTACAGCCATTCGTGAACATTACATGCCAATTTCTGCTAACGGTGACTTACCACAAACTAAAGTAGGTTCAGTTCTTTCATTAGCAGATAAATTTGATAGTATTTTAACTTTCTTTGCTGCTGGTATGATTCCAAGTGGTTCTAACGATCCTTATGCTTTAAGAAGACAAGCAAACGGTATTGTAAGAATTGTTGAAGATGAAAAATTAAACTTCAGTTTAACTGAGATGATGGAAACCTTTATTAGTGAAGAAAAAGCAGCTAATGTGGCTCCTGATTTAGATCAAAACAAAGAAATAAATGATATTGTAGAATTCATTAAGGACAGAATTGTAAAACAACTTAAATCTGATAAAGTAAGTCATGATATTATTGACGCTGCTTCTAATGCAACTAATGATAATATTGAATTCATTTGTGAAGTTGCTAATATGCTTTCTGATCACAAAGAAGACGAAGGATTTAAGGAATCAATTGAAGCTTTAACTCGTGTTATGAGAATTGCTGAAAAACAATCCTTTGATGACAATGACTTAAATGTTGATGAATCACTATTTGGCAATGATTCTGAAAAGAAACTTCACGACAGTGTTAATGCAGTTGCTGATGGTTTCTTCTCACTAAGTGCTAGTGATGAATACAAGAAGTTATTCAGTCTAAAAGATGTTATTAATGAATATTTTGATAATACTATGGTTATGGATAAGGATGAATCAGTTAAGAATAATCATTTAAGAGAATTAAATAAATTATCTAATATGATTAAATGGTTTGCTGATATGAATAAATTAATAGTTAAATAA